The following are encoded in a window of Bacteroidales bacterium genomic DNA:
- a CDS encoding acyl-CoA dehydrogenase, giving the protein MESTVKLKSGEFLVKDVDANSIFIPEDFNEEQRMIAQTCRDFLEAEVYPNLEKTEKGDRVLMKTLLQKAGELGMLGVAIPEQYNGFGQDFTTQMLVAETTGAGYSFSVAYMCHCGIGTMPIMYYGNENQREKYVSRLATGELIGAYCLTEPGAGSDANSGKTNAKLSEDGKHYILNGQKMWITNGGFCDTQVVFAKIDTDRILSAFIVESSWPGVVIGPDEHKMGIKGSSTTQIYYNDVKVPVENMIGVRGEGFRIALSILHMGRMKLGANVIGAAKQTISDTVKYSNERKQFNSLISTFGSIKHKLAQMVIKVYAHESAIYRVSKDVDILLDQYKTEGCDYGRASIDAISHYAVEDAILKVYGSEMLDYVVDEGVQVHGGMGYSAEMNVDKGYRDSRINRIFEGTNEINRLLVVESATKRALKGEYDLFGPAEALYNNLDAINDSAKAGENYFEQKLRYIKNYKKAVMLAIYSTNKTLGKKFMNEQEVVNNLSNMIMELYIAESLALRIQKLEGLKGANSVNRDILDVFIYDASNNIRKNAKDAIYSSIEGEEADKLNKAIKTLTHVAGVNTKDARRRIADKLIADNIYKF; this is encoded by the coding sequence ATGGAAAGTACAGTTAAACTTAAGAGTGGCGAATTCTTAGTGAAAGATGTTGATGCCAATAGCATTTTTATTCCTGAAGATTTCAACGAAGAGCAAAGAATGATTGCTCAAACTTGTCGCGATTTCCTTGAAGCTGAAGTTTATCCAAATCTTGAAAAAACAGAAAAGGGTGATAGAGTTTTAATGAAAACCCTCTTACAAAAAGCAGGTGAACTAGGAATGTTAGGAGTTGCCATTCCTGAGCAGTACAATGGTTTTGGGCAAGATTTTACAACACAGATGCTCGTTGCTGAAACAACTGGTGCTGGTTATTCATTCTCTGTTGCTTACATGTGCCATTGCGGTATTGGTACTATGCCAATTATGTACTATGGTAACGAGAATCAACGCGAAAAATACGTTTCACGTCTTGCAACAGGTGAGTTAATTGGTGCATACTGTTTAACTGAGCCAGGAGCTGGTAGCGATGCTAACTCAGGTAAAACCAATGCAAAACTATCAGAAGATGGTAAACACTATATCCTTAATGGACAAAAAATGTGGATTACCAATGGTGGTTTCTGCGATACTCAAGTGGTTTTCGCAAAGATAGATACCGACCGTATTTTGAGTGCTTTTATTGTAGAAAGTAGTTGGCCTGGCGTTGTAATTGGACCAGATGAGCACAAGATGGGTATTAAAGGTTCATCAACAACTCAAATCTACTATAACGATGTAAAAGTTCCAGTTGAGAATATGATTGGTGTTCGTGGTGAAGGTTTCAGAATTGCCCTAAGTATTTTACATATGGGTCGTATGAAACTTGGTGCTAACGTGATTGGTGCTGCAAAGCAAACCATTTCAGATACAGTTAAATATTCGAATGAGCGCAAACAGTTTAATTCTCTAATTTCTACCTTCGGTTCAATTAAGCACAAGCTTGCCCAAATGGTAATTAAAGTTTACGCTCATGAGTCTGCAATATATCGTGTAAGTAAAGATGTTGATATTCTATTAGATCAGTATAAAACCGAAGGTTGCGATTATGGTCGTGCTTCAATTGACGCCATTAGCCATTATGCGGTTGAGGATGCAATTCTAAAGGTATATGGCTCTGAGATGTTGGATTATGTTGTTGATGAGGGTGTTCAGGTTCATGGTGGCATGGGGTATTCTGCTGAAATGAATGTCGACAAAGGTTACCGCGATTCACGCATCAACCGTATCTTCGAAGGAACCAACGAAATTAACCGTTTACTTGTAGTTGAAAGTGCTACCAAACGTGCTTTAAAAGGTGAATACGACCTATTTGGACCAGCCGAAGCACTATACAATAACCTTGATGCAATTAATGATAGTGCAAAAGCAGGTGAAAATTACTTTGAGCAAAAACTTCGTTATATAAAGAACTACAAGAAAGCCGTCATGTTAGCCATTTACAGTACTAACAAAACTCTTGGTAAGAAATTTATGAACGAGCAAGAGGTGGTTAACAACCTTTCGAATATGATTATGGAACTTTATATTGCTGAATCATTAGCGTTAAGAATTCAGAAGTTGGAAGGTTTAAAAGGTGCAAACTCTGTTAACAGAGATATTCTTGATGTATTTATTTACGATGCATCAAATAACATTCGCAAGAATGCTAAAGATGCAATTTACAGTAGCATCGAAGGCGAAGAGGCTGATAAATTAAATAAGGCTATCAAGACTCTTACCCATGTTGCTGGTGTAAACACCAAAGATGCTCGTCGTCGTATTGCTGATAAGCTGATTGCAGATAATATTTATAAATTCTAG